One stretch of Leishmania braziliensis MHOM/BR/75/M2904 complete genome, chromosome 16 DNA includes these proteins:
- the EIF4G3 gene encoding putative eukaryotic translation initiation factor 4 gamma, with protein sequence MNMVVKIIFKKALDEPENSKLYAGVCHSLALYEATVLRDGHKGERPQSQLRDAIIRTAQYEFRTLSQELSKMEDKSEEELEYERSNVMRRKRSNMRFIGELYLCTALTHTTMFTIMDLTMRCSDGTGFPSSENIELLAALLSTIGDRLDKSHKTTLDSYFTSLENFNKKPDCTYPPRIRFKIMDLLDLRKCGWGSKPKPVKAALPPSHGKDKKYASAPPPKKGGRDQGNGAAAAVKSWRDAATAKTGTMAAPAPSAGKGLNGRGTSSGALAANTTALSTSAAVTSAAAAPAGAAFRGEASPPAPLVKFELRVASMFQEWVADRTNDVILQWVDQFNTCDRFFESESELCVAVAQEVIHSACTTTRKDAQRAAFSFLVVGLYMIDTEVFDGFASALASAIEDGLLEDVPKFGERFMSMLRLTSTEQETRADVYFDAANVLRLTYNRLESPDDYAVDTLMSFWDRVPLPSTDEENMIRMDLDVVYSMCNPEGAQEGLEKLLSRIIHSMLQMQLMDAEVLAEFLCLDVEEGLCAKVIADYKARVVK encoded by the coding sequence ATGAATATGGTCGTCAAGATCATCTTCAAGAAGGCACTGGACGAGCCAGAGAACAGCAAGCTATATGCCGGCGTGTGCCACAGCCTTGCCTTGTATGAGGCAACCGTTCTGCGCGATGGTCACAAGGGCGAGCGCCCCcagtcgcagctgcgcgacgcTATCATCAGAACTGCCCAGTACGAGTTCCGAACGCTCTCCCAGGAGCTGTCTAAGATGGAGGACAAGTCtgaggaggagctcgagtACGAGCGCTCCAACGTGATGCGGCGCAAGCGGTCCAACATGCGCTTTATCGGTGAGTTGTACCTTTGCACAGCCCTGACGCACACGACCATGTTCACTATCATGGATCTgacgatgcgctgcagcgacggcacgGGGTTCCCCAGTAGCGAGAACATCGAGCTGCTCGCCGCGCTTCTCAGCACCATCGGCGATCGCCTAGATAAGAGCCACAAGACGACGCTCGACTCCTACTTCACCTCCCTCGAGAACTTCAACAAGAAGCCTGACTGTACGTACCCACCACGCATCCGCTTCAAGATCATGGACCTGCTGGATCTGCGCAAGTGCGGCTGGGGCTCCAAGCCGAAACCTGTCAAGGCTGCCCTGCCGCCAAGCCACGGCAAAGACAAGAAGTACGCCtctgccccaccccccaaGAAAGGTGGTCGGGATCAGGgcaacggcgctgctgctgcggtgaagagctggcgcgacgctgccacGGCGAAGACAGGCACTatggcagcaccggcgcctTCGGCCGGTAAAGGGCTGAACGGACGTGGTACGTCGAGTGGAGCACTGGCAGCCAACACCACGGCTTTGTCCACCTCAGCAGCGGTCACgagtgcggctgctgcacccgctgGTGCCGCTTTCCGCGGCGAAGCGTCTCCGCCGGCTCCACTTGTGAAGTTCGAGCTGCGCGTGGCGTCAATGTTTCAGGAGTGGGTGGCAGACCGCACGAACGACGTCATTCTTCAGTGGGTGGATCAGTTCAACACATGCGACCGCTTCTTTGAGTCGGAGAGCGAACTGTGTgtagcggtggcgcaggaggTGATTCACTCTGCTTGCACGACCACCCGCAAGGATGCCCAGCGCGCGGCCTTCAGCTTCCTCGTCGTTGGCTTGTACATGATCGACACGGAGGTGTTCGACGGCTTTGCCAGCGCCCTCGCCTCCGCAATCGAGGACGGCTTGTTGGAAGACGTTCCAAAGTTTGGGGAGCGCTTCATGAGCATGCTGCGCCTCACCTCCACTGAACAGGAGACACGCGCCGATGTGTACTTCGATGCGGCGAATGTGCTGCGCCTGACCTACAATCGGCTAGAGAGCCCCGACGACTACGCCGTGGACACACTGATGTCCTTCTGGGATCGCGTGCCGCTTCCGTCCACCGACGAGGAGAATATGATCCGAATGGATCTCGACGTTGTTTACAGTATGTGCAACCCCGAAGGTGCACAGGAGGGGCTGGAGAAGCTGCTCAGCCGCATCATCCACTCGATGCTGCAGATGCAGCTGATGGACGCGGAGGTGCTGGCCGAGTTCCTCTGCCTggatgtggaggaggggctgTGTGCCAAAGTTATTGCCGACTACAAGGCGCGAGTCGTCAAGTGA
- a CDS encoding putative U1 small nuclear ribonucleoprotein: MECEEESRLQRNRAAALQRQEAHAAWKRTFFQARPAPPSIGRLHRRQQGVTKDHSCHNAFNTALALKRQAEEETCTSDAKVDASLSSLLTLTTSAAAVAAGTLSSQEVWVAQLQGEYERRNPFTDLNVRSDPLRTVVMANLHPETVEEDLRHFADQFGRVLNVRIVRHHKTGKSRRYAFVEFNLVGEARKAIQFHRKKRLKGYSIIIDKEKGRTEPGFLPKRLEAAASFWTSPANGLSPASSIEMAEAKRTDSAALGPGSIKAIPSMPEDDDDFLKAILNS; this comes from the coding sequence ATGGAGTGTGAAGAAGAATCGAGACTGCAGCGCAATagagcggcggcactgcagcggcaggaggcgCATGCCGCGTGGAAGCGCACCTTCTTCCAGGCGAGGCCGGCGCCGCCCTCCATTGGCCGACTGCACCGACGCCAGCAGGGAGTCACAAAGGACCACTCGTGCCACAACGCCTTTAACACCGCACTGGCACTGAAAAGGCaggcggaggaagagacgTGCACCAGTGACGCCAAGGTGGATGCCTCGCTTTCATCTTTGCTAACGCTCACGACaagtgcagcggcagtggcggctggAACATTGTCGAGTCAGGAGGTGTGggttgcgcagctgcagggcgAATACGAGCGCCGCAACCCTTTCACCGACCTCAACGTCCGCTCAGACCCCCTGCGCACTGTTGTTATGGCGAACCTGCACCCAGAGACGGTCGAGGAGGATTTACGCCACTTTGCCGATCAGTTTGGCCGCGTGCTAAACGTACGCATTGTGCGCCATCACAAGACCGGTAAAAGTCGTCGTTACGCCTTTGTGGAGTTTAACCTCGTCGGGGAGGCCCGCAAAGCCATCCAGTTCCACCGCAAGAAGCGACTGAAGGGGTACTCGATCATCATCGACAAGGAGAAGGGCCGCACAGAGCCAGGCTTTCTGCCAAAGCGATtggaggccgccgcctccttttGGACCTCCCCCGCGAACGGGTTGAGCCCTGCCTCCTCGATTGAGATGGCAGAGGCGAAAAGGACAGACTCTGCAGCCTTGGGCCCCGGGAGTATCAAGGCGATACCCTCCATGCCAGAGGACGACGATGATTTTCTCAAGGCGATTTTGAACAGCTGA
- a CDS encoding prohibitin translates to MSKLLQKVAISAVAASLSVYSCCFVVYPGEACILYNKINGLKDSVYGEGLQGRIIGLDDILRFNVRVRPRTLQTMTGTKDLQMVNVRLRVLFRPMADRLPQIYRTFGLDYDERILPSVSNEILKAVVAEYKAEELIQKRDAVSARIYQLMQEKVNQFGLVIEDLSLVDIQFGADFMTAVEQKQVAQQEAERYRYVVMENEQKRRAAVVRAEGEAESARLISEAIQKSGSGLLELRRIEAAVEVANQILPMQNVTFVPKDANMLMSMTK, encoded by the coding sequence ATGTCAAAGCTGTTGCAGAAGGTCGCCATCAGTGCTGTGGCTGCCAGCCTTAGCGtgtacagctgctgctttgttGTCTACCCAGGTGAAGCGTGCATTCTATACAACAAGATCAACGGGCTGAAGGACTCCGTGTACGGCGAAGGTCTGCAAGGGCGCATCATCGGCCTGGACGACATCCTGCGCTTCAACGTGCGGGTGCGCCCACGCACCCTGCAGACAATGACCGGCACCAAGGACCTGCAGATGGTGAACGTgcggctgcgtgtgctttTCCGTCCCATGGCTGACCGCCTTCCGCAGATCTACCGCACATTCGGTCTTGACTACGACGAGCGCATCCTGCCGTCCGTCAGCAATGAAATCCTGaaagcggtggtggccgagtacaaggcggaggagctcaTCCAGAAGCGGGACGCCGTCTCCGCGCGCATTTACCAGCTCATGCAGGAGAAGGTGAATCAGTTTGGCCTCGTCATTGAGGACCTCTCGCTGGTAGACATTCAGTTTGGTGCTGACTTTAtgacggcggtggagcagAAACAGGTCGCCCAGCAGGAGGCAGAGCGGTACCGCTACGTCGTGATGGAGAATGAGCAGAAGCGCCGTGCTGCCGTGGTGCGcgctgagggagaggcagagtCGGCGCGGCTCATCTCTGAAGCCATTCAGAAGTCGGGCTCCGGCTtgctggagctgcgccgcatcgaggcagcggtggaggtggcTAACCAAATCTTGCCCATGCAAAACGTGACGTTCGTGCCGAAGGACGCAAACATGTTGATGAGCATGACGAAGTGA